One Thunnus maccoyii chromosome 14, fThuMac1.1, whole genome shotgun sequence genomic window carries:
- the LOC121911363 gene encoding ankyrin repeat domain-containing protein 1-like, whose translation MVLHSVEELVTGKRSEGKEAAANFQDGVYETAVHQEKQDDRRSHKELAEENDSGREQEEVSVAALNTDKSGKLKLETVDDLFNILQLRKRRRERKTPIRKKREPEPEFVPEIVDQKLFLTAAMENKMAVVEKYLSDGGNPNVADHFQRTALHKASYKGHVEVMKKLLEAGAAIEKKDKLEATAVHWACRGGSLPALQLLLDQEAKFTSRDKLRSTPLHVAVRTGHYECAEHLIHCGADVNAKDRDGDTPMHDAVRINRFKMIKLLMMHGASLKTKNCDGKTPMETLYSWQNGAKSLLCNFSE comes from the exons atggtCCTGCACAGTGTTGAGGAACTG GTGACCGGTAAGAGGTCAGAGGGCAAAGAGGCGGCGGCCAACTTCCAAGACGGCGTGTACGAGACAGCTGTCCATCAAGAGAAGCAGGATGACCGCAGGTCCCACAAAGAGCTGGCGGAGGAGAACGACAGCGGCAGGGAACAGGAAGAAGTCAGCGTGGCTGCTCTCAAT ACGGATAAAAGCGGCAAACTGAAGCTGGAGACAGTGGACGACCTGTTCAACATCCTgcagctgaggaagaggaggagggagaggaagactCCCATCCGCAAGAAACGAGAGCCGGAGCCTGAGTTCGTG CCAGAGATTGTGGATCAGAAGCTGTTCCTGACAGCAGCCATGGAGAACAAAATGGCTGTAGTGGAGAAGTACCTGAGTGACGGAGGAAACCCCAACGTAGCCGACCAT TTCCAGAGAACAGCACTGCACAAAGCCTCGTACAAAGGACACGTGGAGGTGATGAAGAAGCTGCTGGAGGCCGGAGCTGCCATCGAGAAAAAAGACAAG ctggaGGCCACAGCGGTCCACTGGGCCTGCAGAGGAGGCAGCCTGCCGGCCCTGCAGCTCCTCCTCGACCAGGAAGCCAAGTTCACTTCCAGAGACAAG TTGCGCAGCACTCCTCTCCATGTAGCTGTGAGGACAGGACACTATGAGTGTGCTGAGCATCTCATTCACTGCGGAGCAGACGTCAACGCCAAAGACAGA GACGGAGACACGCCCATGCATGATGCTGTGAGAATAAACAGATTCAAGATGATCAAGCTGCTGATGATGCACGGAGCCAGTCTCAAAACCAAGAACTGT GATGGAAAAACTCCGATGGAAACGCTGTATTCATGGCAGAACGGAGCCAAGAGCCTCCTGTGTAACTTCAGCGAGTAG
- the LOC121911364 gene encoding ankyrin repeat domain-containing protein 1-like, which translates to MVLHSVEELVTGKRSEGKEAAANFQDGVYETAVHQEKQDDRRSHKELAEENDSGREQEEVSVAALNTDKSGKLKLETVDDLFNILQLRKRRRERKTPIRKKREPEPEFVPEIVDQKLFLTAAMENKMAVVEKYLSDGGNPNVADHFQRTALHKASYKGHVEVMKKLLEAGAAIEKKDKLEATAVHWACRGGSLPALQLLLDQEAKFTSRDKLRSTPLHVAVRTGHYECAEHLIHCGADVNAKDRDGDTPMHDAVRINRFKMIKLLMMHGASLKTKNCDGKTPMETLYSWQNGAKSLLCNFSE; encoded by the exons atggtCCTGCACAGTGTTGAGGAACTG GTGACCGGTAAGAGGTCAGAGGGCAAAGAGGCGGCGGCCAACTTCCAAGACGGCGTGTACGAGACAGCTGTCCATCAAGAGAAGCAGGATGACCGCAGGTCCCACAAAGAGCTGGCGGAGGAGAACGACAGCGGCAGGGAACAGGAAGAAGTCAGCGTGGCTGCTCTCAAT ACGGATAAAAGCGGCAAACTGAAGCTGGAGACAGTGGACGACCTGTTCAACATCCTgcagctgaggaagaggaggagggagaggaagactCCCATCCGCAAGAAACGAGAGCCGGAGCCTGAGTTCGTG CCAGAGATTGTGGATCAGAAGCTGTTCCTGACAGCAGCCATGGAGAACAAAATGGCTGTAGTGGAGAAGTACCTGAGTGACGGAGGAAACCCCAACGTAGCCGACCAT TTCCAGAGAACAGCACTGCACAAAGCCTCGTACAAAGGACACGTGGAGGTGATGAAGAAGCTGCTGGAGGCCGGAGCTGCCATCGAGAAAAAAGACAAG ctggaGGCCACAGCGGTCCACTGGGCCTGCAGAGGAGGCAGCCTGCCGGCCCTGCAGCTCCTCCTCGACCAGGAAGCCAAGTTCACTTCCAGAGACAAG TTGCGCAGCACTCCTCTCCATGTAGCTGTGAGGACAGGACACTATGAGTGTGCTGAGCATCTCATTCACTGTGGAGCAGACGTCAACGCCAAAGACAGA GACGGAGACACGCCCATGCATGATGCTGTGAGAATAAACAGATTCAAGATGATCAAGCTGCTGATGATGCACGGAGCCAGTCTCAAAACCAAGAACTGT GATGGAAAAACTCCGATGGAAACGCTGTATTCATGGCAGAACGGAGCCAAGAGCCTCCTGTGTAACTTCAGCGAGTAG